One segment of Curtobacterium sp. MR_MD2014 DNA contains the following:
- a CDS encoding sugar-binding transcriptional regulator: protein MSSESTTGAEGARARFPLDTVYQAARMYYLEDATQVEIASRLGVSRPTVSRLVAEARRAGLVRIDVVDPFQDETVALAERLQVVLGLRAVHLAAVTHQATLGADLAAPIATAVEGMGLTPGDAVLMSSGRTVYDVAHAGMPPLAGVQIVPTVGGQADPMPWFQTNEITRTAAEHSGAIPAFLFAQALPSAAMRATLDEDPAFQHVVGLWGRAKGAILGVGAPTPTRDALARGIPVEDAVFDQAAGDVCLNFFAADGSPIEFPGSERMVRTSRDVLAGVPHAVGVAVGAAKVPSIVGAVRAGMVNELVTDAATARALLDALA, encoded by the coding sequence GACACCGTGTACCAGGCGGCGCGGATGTACTACCTCGAGGACGCCACCCAGGTCGAGATCGCGTCGCGCCTGGGGGTCTCCCGTCCCACGGTCAGCCGTCTCGTCGCCGAGGCCCGCCGCGCCGGACTCGTCCGGATCGACGTCGTGGACCCCTTCCAGGACGAGACCGTCGCACTGGCCGAGCGCCTGCAGGTCGTGCTCGGACTCCGAGCCGTGCACCTGGCCGCCGTGACGCACCAGGCGACGCTCGGCGCCGACCTGGCCGCCCCCATCGCGACCGCGGTCGAGGGCATGGGGCTCACGCCCGGCGACGCCGTGCTGATGTCCTCCGGTCGCACCGTGTACGACGTCGCACACGCCGGGATGCCGCCGCTGGCCGGGGTCCAGATCGTCCCGACGGTGGGCGGCCAGGCGGACCCGATGCCCTGGTTCCAGACGAACGAGATCACGCGGACCGCTGCCGAGCACTCCGGTGCGATCCCGGCGTTCCTCTTCGCGCAGGCCCTGCCGTCCGCCGCGATGCGCGCCACCCTCGACGAGGACCCCGCCTTCCAGCACGTGGTCGGGCTGTGGGGGCGGGCCAAGGGTGCGATCCTCGGCGTCGGCGCACCGACCCCGACCCGCGACGCGCTGGCACGGGGGATCCCGGTCGAGGACGCCGTGTTCGACCAGGCCGCCGGTGACGTCTGCCTCAACTTCTTCGCCGCGGACGGCTCGCCGATCGAGTTCCCCGGCAGCGAGCGCATGGTCCGGACCTCGCGCGACGTCCTGGCCGGCGTCCCGCACGCGGTCGGTGTGGCCGTGGGGGCGGCGAAGGTGCCGAGCATCGTCGGCGCGGTCCGCGCCGGCATGGTCAACGAGCTGGTGACCGACGCCGCGACCGCGCGCGCCCTGCTCGACGCGCTCGCCTGA